ATGGACCTGCTGCGTGCGGTGCTGGGCGACACCGAACTGAATTACCTCGGGTATTCGTACGGCACGTTCCTCGGCGCAACGTACGCGAAGCTGTACCCCGATCGCGTCGGGCGCATGGTGCTGGACGGTGCGCTTGATCCGACCGCGTCGGGCACCGACGTGAGCACGATCCAGGCCGTCGGGTTCGAGTCGGCGCTGCGCGCCTACATGGCCGACTGTCTTGCAGGCTCGGAGTGTCCCTTCCGCGGCGCCGTGGATGAGGCCATGGCCGACCTCGGCACGTTGCTGGGGAGCGTGGACGCGTCGCCGATCCCTGCCTCGGACGGCCGGCTCCTCGGTGCCGATTCGCTGCTGACCGGTATCATCGCCGCGCTGTACTCGCAGGACAGCTGGCCGTACCTGAGCGCTGCCCTGGAGGACACCCTGCAAGGGGGTGCCGACGTCGCCTTCCAGCTGGCGGACTTCTACTACAACCGTCAGGGCGGGGTCTACCTCGACAATTCGACCGAGGCCTTCCGGGCGTACAACTGCATGGACTATCCGCTCGATTCGACCCCGGAGCAGCTGGCTGCCGCCGACACCCTGATCGCCGCGCAGGCGCCGACGATCGCGCCCTACTGGTCAGGGCCGGACACCTGCCAGGACTGGCCCTATCCGCCGACCGGAACCAGGGACCCGATCACCGCGGAGAGCGCCGCGCCGATCCTCGTGATCGGCACCACGAACGATCCTGCGACGCCCTACCAGTGGTCGGTCGCCCTGGCCGATCAGCTCTCGTCGGGTGTGCTGATCACGCGCGTGGGCGAGGGTCACACCGGCTACAACAAGGGCAACGCGTGCGTGGACGGCGCGGTCGAGGCGTACTTCCTCGAGGGGAGCGTCCCGCAGGACGGACTGCGGTGCGAGTAGCGCTCGTCCGGTTCGCGGCACCTTCGGTGACACTGTAAGATCGATGATCGTGCGACGCGCAAGCGAAGCGCGCCACCTTAGCTCAGTCGGCAGAGCATCTCACTCGTAATGAGAAGGTCGAGAGTTCGATTCTCTCAGGTGGCTCCACATTCACCTGGTCAAATGGGCTTTGTCTGATTCCGGAAGGGATCACACAGTGGCCGATTCGACACTTATTGGACACATTTCGCCACCTGACCGGGATTTCCGTTCCGGCCGGGCCGCATTCATCGCGTCGTCTCGACATGTCTTGCGACGTCTGGCGCACCTCTTGGGTATGACCGATTACATTCCCAACGTTCTCGACGGTGTGATGACGACGAGCGAGCTCGCGGCGCATCTGAAGGTCAGTCGGCAGGTGATCTACGACCTCCGGCACGAAGGTCCTCGTGGATTCCACGTGGGCAAGGAGCTGCGGTACACCGTCTCCGAGATCAACGCCTGGCTCGCGCTCGCCGCGGCGAAACCGAATGCCGCACGGCGAAACTTCTCGTCGCCGCTGACCCGGGCTCCATGTCAGGAAAGGCCAAGCTCGCGCGCGACCAGGGCATCCCCATCGTCAACGAAGACGGCCTTGAGCGCCTCGTCGACCTCGCGAACTGACCGCGAATGCAATCGCGACGGAGCAATCGAGTCCAGTTCGCTGATCGAGGATCCTCGATCGGGACTGTGGGCGTCGCGATCACCGACGCGTACGGATAAGTGCACACTTGGTGCGCGTGCCCGGTCGCCAGTACGTTTCCCGTATGACTGTGACGGGCATCGGCGGGCTGTTTTTCCGGAGTCGCGACCCGGAGGTTCGATCAGCCTGGTACCGGGAGCACCTCGGAATCGGCGCTGGCGCTGAGGGGGTCTGGCAGCAAGACGCGGGCATGACCGTCTTCGCACCGTTTGCGGCTGACAGCGACTACTTCGGCTCCGACCAGCCGTTCATGATCAATCTCAGGGTTACAGGGCTCGATGCTCTCGTCACGAGGTTGGAAGCGGCTGGAATCGCAGTGGAGCGTCGCTCCGAGTGGGAGACGGAGCACGGCCGCTTCGCACGCATCCACGATCCGGAGGGTTTACCGCTGGAGCTCTGGGAGCTGCCAGACTGACGCCACTCTGACCGCTCAACCGTGCTTGACCGGACAGTTGCGCAGAAATCAGTGACCATCGTTTCGCTGAGCGGAACTCCAGTGAGCACTGGGGGAGCGGCGCTTCGATTTCGTGCATGGTGCTGCAGCGGGCCTGTTGGGAGTATGGGGGTATGACCTACGACGAATCTGATGTCCTGGCTCGCGGCCGTTACCGCCATGCGGTCGAGGCCGCGATCTGGGGTATGCCGGCCGTCAATTACCAGCTCATGCGGGAGACGATGACGGAGGGTGCGACGAACGAGTTCGTGTACTGGTCGAAGTTGCTGGACTGGCGCAATCAGACGCTCACTCCGAACCCCGACCTCATCTACTACATGGCGTTCTTCGACACGCACGACGGGCCGGTCGTGGTCGAGATCCCGGGCGAGAGCGACGGGCAGGCCCTGAACGGGTCGATCTGCAGTCTTTGGCAGGTTCCTCTTGAGGATGTCGGGCATTTCGGCGTCGACGCGGGCCGCGGCGGAAAGTATCTCATCTTGCCCCCTGACTTCGATGAGCCGGTGCCTGAGGGGTACATCGTGTTGCCGTGCGAGACGTATGGCAGCTACGCGCTTTTGCGCTCGGTGCTGGCAGAAGGCACGCAGGAGGCGCTCGACAGAGGGCTCGAGCTGTGTCGTCGGATTCGTGTCTACCCCTTGGCCGAAGCCAGCGACCCGCCGGAGACAAAGGCGCGTGATCTGCACGGTGACATCGTCGACACGACGATCCCCTACGATCTTCGCTTCTATGAGCTCCTGCACCGCGTGATCCAGAACGAGCCGCTGCTTGCCCGCGATCGAGCGTTCGAGCAGATGCTCGCCTCGATCGGCATCCGCAAAGACGAACCGTTCGACCCTTCGCCTGCCGACGTCGCGTTGCTTGAAGACGCGATCAGCGAGGCGCACGCGTGGCTCAAAGCCGAATACGAGCAGAGCTTCGATGCGTTCTTCGACGGCGCCAAATGGTTCTTCCCCGGCCGAGCGGACTTCACGGAAAGTCAACGCGACGGCTTCGATGCTCACCCTGAGGGCTACCCATACCCCAACCGCGGTGTCATCTACCACATGGCCTTCATCGGCATCCGCCGGCTCGGCATCGGCCAGTTCTACCTGGTGAACCTTCGCGACAGCGATGGCGACATCTTCTCCTCCTCGGCGAGCTACCGAATGCGCGTGCCCGCCGGCGTGCCCGTGTCACAGTTCTGGTCGGTGACCATGTACGACGCCGCAACCCACGCCTTCATCCGCGGCAACACGAAGTACTCGGTCTCGTCGCAGACTCCGGGACTCGCCACCAACGACGACGGCACCGTCGACATCTTCTTCGCACCCCACACGAGACCGGACCAGCACGCCAACACCATCGAGACCGGATCATCGACCAGCTTCGAGCTCATGTTCCGGTTCTACGGAGTCGGGCCCGAGGTCATGACGAAACAATGGGCCCTGAGCGACGTCGTCCGTACGTCCCACTAACCCGGCCACGATCAACCGGACGCCCCGAAGCCGGTCCCCTTCCGGTTCCGCAGCCTTGCTGGCGTCGCACCCCGAACGGTCAGCTTGATGCAGTCGAGATCCTCCTCGAGGCACGCGTGGGCCTGCAAAAGATGGAAGCACGCCAGCCCGATCTGCCGGTATGGTCAGCCCATGGTTGACGCTGTCGTGATGACCGACGTGGTGGGTCGCATCGTCTATTTCGATGCCGGAGCCGAGGCGCTGTTCGGGTACCAAGGTCAAGACGTGACGGGTGGCCCGGTCGACATCCTCGTCCCCACCCGTCTCCGTGACGCGCACTGGTCGGGCTTTCATCGGGCGATGGAAGATCCGACGGTCAAAGACATGGCGGCCGACATGCCTGTTCTGTGCGCTGACGGTGAGATTCGCGAGTACGCCGGGCGACTGCTTGCACTCAGCAACGGGCTGGGGACTGCCGTGGGCGCGATCGCCATCTACTCCGACGAACGATCAACCGGCATCCGGCCGTTCCGCGAACCCGAAGACCACTAGTCGAAGGTCGATGCGAGTATGATCCCACCGCCGCCCGTATTGCGTCCGGACTGGGCCGCGGCGTCAACCTCAGCGGCGTCTTGGATCGTCGCGACTCCGACCCGGGCGCCGGGCCCAAACGGGAGTATGAGCTCGCGGCCATCGCCGTGACCGGGTTCACGCATGTCCGCGTGCCGGTGCGGTGGTGGGGGCGCGCCGGCGAGATGCCACCGTATCGACGCGATCCGAACGTCGCAGGCGAATTGGACCTTGCGATCGATCAGGCCCTGCGCCGGGGATCAGGTGTCGTGCTGTCGATGCACCACGCCGACGGGGTCATGTCGGCCGCGCCCGAGCAGGTGGGGCGAGTCTGCGCCATCTGGCGGCCG
This portion of the Microbacterium pygmaeum genome encodes:
- a CDS encoding VOC family protein, which produces MTVTGIGGLFFRSRDPEVRSAWYREHLGIGAGAEGVWQQDAGMTVFAPFAADSDYFGSDQPFMINLRVTGLDALVTRLEAAGIAVERRSEWETEHGRFARIHDPEGLPLELWELPD
- a CDS encoding alpha/beta hydrolase; translated protein: MPAKRPSGRRVPRLVAIISGLAAAAVALSGCLYSMIPEARPSATSSKSPDTGGVSADLLPFYEQQLTWSDCATGMDCTTVRAPLDWSDPSAGEIELSVIRQRAASGEALGSLLTNPGGPGASGVELIRDSVDFAVGDALQQSYDVIGFDPRGVGESSSVHCYDAPEMDAYLFDIPADPRGSDAWTAERIEWNARFADACEAGSSGILPYITTENSARDMDLLRAVLGDTELNYLGYSYGTFLGATYAKLYPDRVGRMVLDGALDPTASGTDVSTIQAVGFESALRAYMADCLAGSECPFRGAVDEAMADLGTLLGSVDASPIPASDGRLLGADSLLTGIIAALYSQDSWPYLSAALEDTLQGGADVAFQLADFYYNRQGGVYLDNSTEAFRAYNCMDYPLDSTPEQLAAADTLIAAQAPTIAPYWSGPDTCQDWPYPPTGTRDPITAESAAPILVIGTTNDPATPYQWSVALADQLSSGVLITRVGEGHTGYNKGNACVDGAVEAYFLEGSVPQDGLRCE
- a CDS encoding PAS domain-containing protein → MVDAVVMTDVVGRIVYFDAGAEALFGYQGQDVTGGPVDILVPTRLRDAHWSGFHRAMEDPTVKDMAADMPVLCADGEIREYAGRLLALSNGLGTAVGAIAIYSDERSTGIRPFREPEDH
- a CDS encoding DUF1214 domain-containing protein; the encoded protein is MVLQRACWEYGGMTYDESDVLARGRYRHAVEAAIWGMPAVNYQLMRETMTEGATNEFVYWSKLLDWRNQTLTPNPDLIYYMAFFDTHDGPVVVEIPGESDGQALNGSICSLWQVPLEDVGHFGVDAGRGGKYLILPPDFDEPVPEGYIVLPCETYGSYALLRSVLAEGTQEALDRGLELCRRIRVYPLAEASDPPETKARDLHGDIVDTTIPYDLRFYELLHRVIQNEPLLARDRAFEQMLASIGIRKDEPFDPSPADVALLEDAISEAHAWLKAEYEQSFDAFFDGAKWFFPGRADFTESQRDGFDAHPEGYPYPNRGVIYHMAFIGIRRLGIGQFYLVNLRDSDGDIFSSSASYRMRVPAGVPVSQFWSVTMYDAATHAFIRGNTKYSVSSQTPGLATNDDGTVDIFFAPHTRPDQHANTIETGSSTSFELMFRFYGVGPEVMTKQWALSDVVRTSH
- a CDS encoding cellulase family glycosylhydrolase is translated as MDRRDSDPGAGPKREYELAAIAVTGFTHVRVPVRWWGRAGEMPPYRRDPNVAGELDLAIDQALRRGSGVVLSMHHADGVMSAAPEQVGRVCAIWRPVAASYAPADPSSPWICSTNLATHRHPTGGITSCREF